The nucleotide sequence TCCTTCCACAAAAACCACTTCCCGGAAGTTTCCGCTCTCATTAATCACCCCCGTCTGATCTTCTCTTCTGGTCCCATAACCGTAATTTTCAATCTCCTGCATTAATACAGCCTCAATTTCCTTTTGCAACGGGTCATTCAAATCCCTGTGATTCCACATACAGGCAAACCATCCATTATCCTTTAAAATTCTTTTTGCCTCCACCAGTGCTTTCTGCCTGTCACACACATTAAAGGAAGATCCAAACGTCACCATATCAAATTTTCCGGTTTCCATACCGGTATGTTCTCCAACGCCTTCAAACCATCTGACATTCTCAAATTTTTTCGTTCTCTCTATTCCGTTTGCCCGCATGGCGTCATTTGGCTCCACAGCAAATACTTCCAGGCCATATTCTGCCAGTTTTATGGTCAGATGAGCTGCTCCGGCTCCAACATCACAAACCAGATCACCTTTCCGCACTCCTGCTGTCTGTAACATTTTATCAATAGCTGTCTGTGCGTAATCCGGCCTTTTCAAATATGCTGCTGCCAATTCTGTATAATCCCATTCTGTTTTCATTCTGATTCTCCTTTCAAATTATAAATAAGCAATTACTATCTGTTTCTTAAAATCCTGACATTTTTCGCCAATGCATTGATTTCCAGTATTTCAGCCTTTCTGTACTGTTCAAAACGCTTCGTACCAACGCCTACCACCGCTGGAATCCCCAGTTCTCCAGCCCTTATAGCCATATGGGAATTTGCCCCTCCATACTTTGTGATAAACCCTCTGATTCCATGTGCAAAAATCCAGTCATAGCCCGGATCAGCGCTCTGAATGAATACTATTTTGTCCTTTATTTCTTTACTGTCAACAGAGCCTTCCAGCACCAACGTCTCACCAGCCACACATCCCAGCGTAATATAATTAGGCTCTGTATCCGGATAATAAAAAGACCAGACATCCTCTGCGTTCAGGATAAGAGGCGGCAGCGTCACAGATTTTGTCAGCTCATATTCTTCCCTGCCTTTTTTTGCGGCTCTCTTTAAATTCATTTCCGTGTCCTTTGTGGACATATACAGTTCTCTGACTGCCTGTATGTTCATATAGGCGCATTCTTCCCTGGAAATACCATACTTTTCTCCGATTTTTCCCAGTATCTGTATCGCTTTACTCAGGTTCCTGGTAAAAACAAATTTTCCATACTCCCTTCCCTCTATTACTCTTTTTATAAAATCCATAAGTTCCAGAATGTTATTGTTCAGGCCATTCTCAGTCAGTGCATCGGTGAGACCCTGCATCTGCTTCAGAGAAAGGCGAAATACCTCCCCGGAAGATACCTTCTCTTCACTGTCCTCCTTATTCCAGTCAAAATAAAGTTCCGGAGCCTCATCATAGCGGGGAGAAGTAATATCATATGTTCCTGGTCGAAGATGTCCATATTTTTTAAGAAAACTATGTCTGGACAGTTCTTTAAAATCTCTGTTCATATTAGAGCTGACCGTTTCAACCCCTGCCATAAAAAGTTCATAATCTTTCTCTGAAATAATCTTTCTATTTACCAGTGACTGCAAAAGCTGCACTGCAATAAACGCCGCTCTTGCCAGTCCTGCGAAAGGCAGTGTTCCATATCGCTTGCAGTCTTCCAGTAACCAGTATATTTTCTCCAAATCTCCCAGATCACTGGACATTACTTCTTCATAGCGCTTTTCCAGAACTCTGATTTTTTCATAATCTTTCCGCCAGAGCCCTGTTTCATGGTTAATAATCCGATTAGTAATGTTCCTCAGAGAAGTTATAACTGCTTCCGTTTCCTCTGATGTGAAACCATACTCTGCCAATATCCGGATGCGTTCCGGCAAATCCAGTGTATAGCAGGAAAATACAATATCAAATTCAACTTTATCATGTTTCGACGGTTCTTTTTCCAGTCGCTCCAGATAATAATTTACCAGTTTTTCACTTATCATTTCATCCAGTTCTGCCGGAATAA is from Lachnospiraceae bacterium JLR.KK002 and encodes:
- a CDS encoding class I SAM-dependent methyltransferase, whose protein sequence is MKTEWDYTELAAAYLKRPDYAQTAIDKMLQTAGVRKGDLVCDVGAGAAHLTIKLAEYGLEVFAVEPNDAMRANGIERTKKFENVRWFEGVGEHTGMETGKFDMVTFGSSFNVCDRQKALVEAKRILKDNGWFACMWNHRDLNDPLQKEIEAVLMQEIENYGYGTRREDQTGVINESGNFREVVFVEGTVIHEVLSEDFIEGWKSHGTVQRQSKEKFQYINERIREVVEGKGQEYIKIPYTTRIWMAQVK
- a CDS encoding PEP/pyruvate-binding domain-containing protein, whose product is MLELGTKAETLQRIYGKLSRAQVLPQLSFTVKEWNEKRQETLWEKIIEEFSVSPLIVRSSALNEDTASESQAGKFESVGNVTCYENFVQAVNRVIASFDDDNGGNQILVQPMLQNVKYCGVAFTAEPSTLGNYYVINYDETGSTSAVTSGSGKESKLLYRFKKEATGAEKGFPANLYITLEELENLFGQNNLDVEFAVTEEDILYIFQVRSLCLNGATADCERQEKELARIERKIKMEQSPRPFLCGKKTVYGVMPDWNPAEMIGIRPKPLAMSLYREIITDNIWAYQRDNYGYRNLRSFPLMVDFCGLPYIDVRVSFNSFIPAELDEMISEKLVNYYLERLEKEPSKHDKVEFDIVFSCYTLDLPERIRILAEYGFTSEETEAVITSLRNITNRIINHETGLWRKDYEKIRVLEKRYEEVMSSDLGDLEKIYWLLEDCKRYGTLPFAGLARAAFIAVQLLQSLVNRKIISEKDYELFMAGVETVSSNMNRDFKELSRHSFLKKYGHLRPGTYDITSPRYDEAPELYFDWNKEDSEEKVSSGEVFRLSLKQMQGLTDALTENGLNNNILELMDFIKRVIEGREYGKFVFTRNLSKAIQILGKIGEKYGISREECAYMNIQAVRELYMSTKDTEMNLKRAAKKGREEYELTKSVTLPPLILNAEDVWSFYYPDTEPNYITLGCVAGETLVLEGSVDSKEIKDKIVFIQSADPGYDWIFAHGIRGFITKYGGANSHMAIRAGELGIPAVVGVGTKRFEQYRKAEILEINALAKNVRILRNR